From uncultured Draconibacterium sp.:
AAAATCTTCGTTATACAGGTTATTGTACAACTTAATATAGTGATTATAAATCTCTTTGGCTAAACTGTGTTTCCCCTGGTGATAAAGGATATTACATTTTAATTCCAGCGCGGTTTCGTTCATTTGGTCGAAAGTGAAAAGTACATCGGTAATTTCGAGTAGTTCCTTTTCATTTTTCCGAATATCCAGAAGTTCACAAACTTCTTCAAGCCGGTTAACTACTCTACCCGAAATATCGTCTTTCCACCTGTCGAGCCATTCCGATTCGGTGTTAACAAGGAAATTCCCGCGGCTCAAAATACTGATCACTTTATTGAACTCTTTAATGCGCGAAATATCAAATCCTTTTTGATTGTATTCTTTCACAAACTCAAAATCGCAAAACACATCTTCGCGATGCGACATCCGCCAATAGTTTCCATCAAAAGTGATTGAAATATCCCCTACATCCTCCAGAATAGAGCGTAGTTTTTTGATATTTACTCCACGGTTATTCTTTGCGTTATGCTCGGGCTTATCAGGCCATAAATAATCCTGTATTTTTTTTGAAGAAATCCCTGTATTGCCATCAATTGTATTAAGAAAAATAAGAAGGAAAAGTTCTTTTAATGTTGGCGAGAAGCGATATGTAATTTCTCTTCCGTTTCGGTCAAATACCTGAAACCCTCCAAAGGTAAGAATGCGGCCTTGAGTGATTTCTTCATCAACCTTGGATTCATCGCTTAGCAAATCTAATTTTGCCTTTTCCGTGATAACTTTCGCCTTTCTATTCTTGCGGGTAATGATTAATACTGCAAGTATTAACAGCAAAGCCAAAACACCAAAAAAGACGTAATCCAACGGAATCTTTTTAGCCGTAGTCTTACCTACTGGCACTAGCTCCGTTTCTGATGGAGGATAGTTTAGTGAATAAATATTTACCTCAAATTTCCCACTCGACGTTTTGTGCATCGTAAGTGCGAGTATTTTATTGTGGGTTTGCCAGTTATACAAATCTGCAAACGAGGTAATGTCGTAGAACGAATAAGGAATTTTACTTCCAATAAATTTATACTCCGGGTTGTCAATATCGGTTTTTAAAAGTTGTAAAGCTGTTTCGTTATTACTGTGCGAAAAACATAGGGTGTAGAAACAGTTCTCCTGTTTATTAACAATCATTGAATTTACAGGAGTAAAACTTTCGTCACCTATTTCATCCACCTCCCAAACTTTTGAAATAGTATCCGCTGCAAAATCGATCTTATACAGATCGTAGTAAAACTCTTTCCCCAAAATTTGCTTCCCTGTTTCGTTACCTAATCCGCCAAACAGATAATAAACACTGTCGTTTGCACTTTTCCCCAGCGACGCCAGATAACGCGGTTCAAACAGTTCGCCTTTAAATTCCTGTTCCTCCCATTTATTTGTGGTTTCATTTAATTTTCGGATAGTATTGAAATAGGTAAAAAAGCCATACCCGGCTATTGCAGTAAAACTGCCATCAACCGGATTTAGCAAACTATTGTGGTGCCAGTACTTGGGCAAATAGGCCAGGGTATCGTACCGGTTGTTCCAGGTTCTGTTGGTTTCATCAAAAGCCGGAACAATATTTTTGTATTTCGAGTAAGTTCGTAATCGATCGTTTTTATCAAAAAACACCTGCTGGGCATCTTCGTAAAAAGGATTTCCGGACTGGTATTTAATCGTAGTAACTTTTCGTTCGTTGAGGCTAAATTTTGTAATTCCCTGTTTGCGCTCAACAAAATAAAATGCCTCTGATTTTTTGTTAAAAGCAATTTGCGGCAAGTTCGAAAATTCAAATTTTTTAACCGGTTTCCAGGTTTGATGTTGCTCCATCACCCAGGCAGGATTCACGATCTCGGCAACTTTCCCTTCAATAGAATCCTTTACCGTGAAATCGTTTGAGTAATCGAGAGGCCAGAAATATTTTAAATTATTCTGTTCTGAAAACCGAATATTACGCACTGACATTGGTGGAACTTCATCTATCTCGAAACCATAACGGTTTACAATTCCAAAGGTCCATTCCAACTCTGACGAAGCCGGCAAATCTATTTTATCGCGAACAGTTTTCCCTTCAAAAGTCATTGCCACTTCTCCGGAAACTGCGTTTACCTCCAATTTAAATTTATGCCACCGGTTAACCAATTCAATCTGGTCGCGTGTTAGTGCCATTTGCAAACCGGTTTCTTTCTTGTCCAGCACGATAAAGAGATCGGGGAAACGTCCGTCGATATTATAAATCAGATCGAATTGATGACCATCATTAGTCTCTTTTAATTGCAACACGTAACCGTAGCGTTCGTCGAGGTCGCGAAATAAAATGTCGAATTCAATGCAAAAACTATTCTGATATTCTATCGAGCCTTTCCGAGTAAGATCAATACCTGTACGTTTCTCTAGTGATACTTCTTTTGATTTAAAAAAGACACCACGATGCTCGTTGGCATTACTTTTAAATACCACCAATAAAATAAGAAATGAAATAAGAAAAATACCCCGCATTACAAGTTAGCTAATAAAGACACAAAAGTATAATTTTAGCTGTTCCTTCGAAACAATCTAATATAACTAATGTTGCAAAATGTTTTATTTTGTTATTCTGACACATTGTGTCTACTTTTTTCGTCATACATTTTTTACTGCTATGCGCAAAACCACCAACAAATTGCAAATTTTTCGAGACAAACATTAACTGAAAACAATTTTATTATAAAAATTACACACTCATATAACATGCTCTATCATTGATCTTTTGCACAATATTAATCTAATATTAATCTGAATTAACAAGTTTTCCACTCGTGTTAATCAGTGATTAATCACAAATAAATCACCTGCGCTTAAAATTGTTAAAAAATTTGAAATTTAAACTTAACACAAATTTTATGGAAAATTGTTTTTCAGCGATTAGCCAGCTAACCAAAAGGCTATCGATCTCAAAATTTGCTGTTGCTTTTATTTTCATTTTCTCGGGTTTTGCTGCAATGGCACAGCAGGGAGAATTAAAAGGGAAAGTAACAGAGGGAACTGATGCACCACTTCCGGGTGTGACTGTTATGGTAAAAGGTACTTCAAATGGTACCATTACTAATTTCGACGGAGAATACACGCTTAAAGATGTAAAAGAAGGCGACGTAGTTGTATTCAGCTTTATCGGAATGTTAACGCAGGAGATTGCTTACTCCGGTCAGGCAAACCTGGATGTAAACATGGAGACCGACACGCAGAACCTCGACGAGGTTGTGGTAACGGCTCTGGGTATTCAGCGCGACAAGAAAACGCTGACTTACTCGTCTCAACAAGTTTCGGGCGACGAAATGATGAAAGCCCGCGACATGAACTTCATGAACAGTTTGAGTGGAAAAACTGCAGGTCTTGAAATCAAGAAAAGTGTTTCAGGAGCAGGTGGTTCTACTAAAACCGTTTTAAGAGGTAACCACTCATTAAGCCAGTCGAGCGATCCATTGTACGTAATCGACGGTGTACCGATGGTAAACCGTAAAGGTGAGCAGTCAGGTATGTGGGGAGGAACCGACGAAGGTGACGGTCTTTCACAAATTAACCCTGACGACATTGAAAGCATCAGTATTCTGAAAGGTGCAAACGCTGCTATTTTATACGGTAGCCAGGGAGCAAACGGTGTTGTTATCATCAATACCAAAAAGGGTAAAGAAGGTAAAACAACTGTTAGCTTCAACTCAAGTACAACTTTCGAAAGTATAACTACTACTCCCGACCTGCAATATTCTTACGGCAGCGAAGGCGGTGCTAAAGAAAGCTGGTCGTACACTAAAGGCAACTATGAGAGTGATTATGTTGACGATTTCTTCCAAACAGGTTACAACCTGGTAAACTCGTTGTCAATTAGTGGAGGAAACGATAAAACCACAGCTTACTTCTCTTACGGTAACACAACTGCACAAGGTGTTATTCCAAATAACGAGTACCAGAAAAACAACGTTACTTTCCAACAGTCTACTAAATTATTCGAAGACAAATTGAAAGTGAGTTCAAACGTAATGTTGGTTTCGGAAAAAGCTGAAAACCGTTACACTGCAGGTTACTACCTTAACCCGCTCACCGGTTTGTATTTCTTCCCACGCGACAGAAACTTTGCCGATTACAAAGAAAACTACCAGGTTTTTGACGAAGCAAGTAACATGTACACTCAAAACTGGTTTCTTTCCGATCACCACCAGTCTAACCCATACTGGCTCATCAACAACCAACCAAAAGAAGACCTTACAAAACGTGCTATTGCAAGTTTAACACTCGACTACGATATTACTGACCATCTGAAATTTAAAGTTCGCGGTAGCTACGACTACGCAAGCAAATCGTTCGAACAAAAATTCTACGCTGGCGGTAACAGCACCAATATTTCGGCTACAGGTCGTTGGAGCTACAAAAAATACGAAGATAAAATGCTTTACACCGATGGTATTTTTACTTACCAAAACAATTTCGGTGACTTTAGTGTAAGCGGTGTTTTAGGTGCCAGTTACCAACATGGTACTTACGGCGATGGAGTACAGGTTGACAACGGTACAAACAACCTGTTGTATGCTAACGAATTTTATTTCGACAACTTGCCTACCAATGTTCAGGTTCACTCAACTTATTCAGGTGAAATTATTAAACAAGGTGTTTTCGGCAACGTTCAGTTAGGTTACAAAGACATGCTTTTCCTTGATGTAGCAGGTCGTAACGACTGGTCTTCATCATTGGCCGGAACAGGTAACGAATCATATTTCTATCCATCAGTTGGTTTGTCGGGTATTGTTACTGAAATGATTGATGCTCCTGAATTCCTGAGCTTCTGGAAACTGAGAACATCGTACAGTACTGTAGCCAACGAAGTACCATTTAACGTGGTAAATCCAATGCACACTATTAACTCTGGTGGCGGTGTTGACCGTAATACGCAGCAGCCATTCAGAAACCTGAAACCTGAAATGATCAGAAGTTTCGAGGTTGGTACCGATCTTCGTTTGTTCGAAGGCCGCGCCGGATTAGACTTCACTTACTACAACATCAACAGCCAGGATCAATTCATCACGCTTGATGCTCCCTCTGGTTCAGGATATACTTTCTACTACATCAACGCAGGTGAAGTTGTGAACAAAGGTATTGAGATTACATTAACAGGTAACCTTATCGACAAAGGTGATTTCGCATGGAACACCAACATCAACTTCTCGCGTAACAAAAACGAGATTGTAGAATTGGTACCTGAGTTTGAAGGAAAACGAATTTCGTATGGTAGCTCAGAAGGTTACACAACTTACATTGTTGCCGGTGGATCATTTGGTGATCTTTACGGATACAAATTCAGAAGAAATGATGCCGGTCAGATTATGTTGGACGAAGAAAGCGGTGCTCCGTTGAGAACTGCTGAAAGAGAATACCTGGGTAACCTGGAACCAAAGTTCAGCATGGGTTGGAACAATAGTTTCGATTACAAACAATTCTCTTTAAGTTTCCTTGTAAATGCGAAAATTGGAGGAAAAGCATTCAGCCAAACAGAAGCTATGTTAGACGGATATGGTGTTAGTCAGCGCTCAGCCGATGCACGCGATGCAGGTGGTGTTGCTATCGACGGTATTCAGGGAACAACAGCAGTTTCGTCAGTTGATCCGAAAACATACTACACTACAGTTGGTGACCGTAACGGTATTGCAGAAGCATACGTTTACGATCGTACAAACATCCGTTTAAGCCAGCTAGCACTTTCATACGATTTAGATGTTCGCAAACTGGGTCTTCCATTGCAGGCAGCATCTTTCTCGGTAGTAGGACAAAACTTGTTCTTCTTCTACAAAAAGGCTCCTTTCGATCCGGAACTGACAATGAGTACAGACATGAACTCACAGTCGCTTGATAACTTCAATGTACCGGCTACAAGAACCTATGGTTTCAACTTAAAAGTTACATTCTAAGTAAAAAAGTAGAATCATGAAAAAAATATTATTCTTATTTATAGTAGCCCTCTTGGCCGGTGCATGTACCGATGAGTTTGAAGAGGCAAACACGAATCCTTATCAAATTACCGATTCGTCGTTAGAACAGAACTTTAATCACGTTGGAGCGTATTTCCCTTCAATGTTGAGCAATATTTTCGGTCACCAGATCGAAGAAAACCTTGTAGCAGAATCATTCTGCGATTACATGGCAACACCAACTCCTTTTGTTGGCGGTGTAAACAACACTACATATTACATTCGTTGGAACACATACTGGAACCGTATTTACGGTAGCATTATGGCTCCTTCGCGTCAGGTAATTAACATTGCAGAAGAAGGCGGATACGATGTATTCGTAAAATGGGCAGAGTTGATTCAGATTATGGGATTGTCGCGTTTGACAACTTACCACGGTCCGCTGATTTACTCTGAGTACGGTTCAACAGAATCAACTATCAACTACGATAGCGAAGAAGAATTGTACACTTCTTGGTTTGCAAAACTTGATGAGATTCAGGCAACATTTGCTGCAAATGCCGATTACACAGGTATGCAAAGTTTCGATGCATCCTATGGCGGTCGTGTTGACCAATGGATGAAATTTGTTAACTCAATGCGTCTGCGTTTGGCTATCCGTGTTTCAAAAGTTGCTCCTGCTTTGGCACAAACCGAAGGAGAAAAAGCAATTGCTGATCCGGCTGGATTGATCGTAGAAAACGGAGACAACATGAATATCTCATTATACGGAAGCAAATTGTACCTGGCTGTTATCTGTTTCGAATGGAACGATACGCGTATGTCGGCCGGTATGGAGTCGTTCCTTGTTGGTTTGAACGATCCACGTATCGAGACTTATTTCCAACCTGCAACCGACGAATCATTAGTTGTTGATCACCCTGAAGTACCTTACAAAGGTATCCGTAACGGTGCATCGTTAGTCGCCAAAGACGACCACACTGCTTGTTCTATGATCAACGAAAGCTTCCGTTCTATTACAGAAAGAAGCTACCTAACTGCTGCTGAAGTTAACTTCGACTTAGCCGAAGCTGCATTACGTGGCTGGGAAGGTGCAGGCGATGCCGCTGCCTACTACGAAGCCGGTATTCGTGCTTCATTTGCAGAATGGGGAGCAGGTGGTGTTGATGCTTACTTAGCTGATGCAACAAGTACTCCTATCGATTACAACGATCCGGTTTATGCCGGCGACATTAACGATTTTGTTTCTCGTTCAACAGTAACTGTTGCATGGGACGAAGCTGCTACAAACGAAGAAAAATTAGAAAAAATCATTACTCAAAAATGGATCGCAGGATTTACTAATCCGAACGAGCCTTGGGCTGATTTCCGCAGAACAGGATATCCAAAACTTCCTTTGGTATACCAAAACAGCAGTAGCTCTGACTGGGGTGTAATTCCAAGTGATGAGTGGATCAAACGTATGCCGTTTATTGAGGATGAACGCACAGGAAACTCAGAAGCTGTTTCCAATGCAGTAGCAACAATGAAAGGTGATGACTTAATAAGTACCCGCTTATGGTGGGATACAGGAAATTCAAATTTCTAGATCTTTCGCATAGTCTAGTTTAGTTTAAGGTTACGGGTTAAGCAACCGGCAATGTCGGTTTGCTTTTCCCGTATTATTCATTATAATTGCATACCTATTTCAACAAAATGAACCGAATTCTTTTTGCAGCTAATGCATTTTTGGCACTCTTCGTATTCTCGTGCTCTCAAGCCCCGAGAACAGAAGATTTTTCAGCTTATGTAGATCCGTATATCGGCAGCGATTATCACGGGCATGTTTTTGTGGGAGCCAACGTTCCTTTTGGTGCTGTTCAGCTTGGGCCGAACAATGCGCAGGAAACCTGGGACTGGTGCTCAGGCTATCATTATTCCGATTCGGTTCTGATAGGTTTTGCACATACACATTTAAGCGGAACAGGTATTGGCGATCTCGGCGATTTGCTTTTTATGCCCGTTTCCGATGAGTTTAACTACACAGCAACAAACGAAGCTTACCCATGGAGTGCACTTTACACACACGACGACGAGCAAGTTAGTCCCGGTTATTACTCCGTTAATATTAATAAATACAATATTCAGGCGGAACTAACTGCCACCGAACGTGTAGGTTTTCAGAAATACAACTTTAACGCTCCCGGTAATTCAAAACTGATTATCGACCTGGCCTACGGAACAGGATGGGACAACCTCACCAAAGCCGATCTTCAGCAGGAAGATGACCACAGCATTTGTGGATTACGTTATTCCACAGGATGGGCAACTGATCAAAAAGTATACTTCCACACCGAATTTTCGAAAGCAATTAAATCACTTCAACTTTTACGCGAAAACGAAAAAGGTATTAACACCGTTTTACTTGAATTTGAAGGAAACGGCGAATTATTGGTTAAAACGGCGATTTCTCCGGTTAGTGCCAATGGCGCAAAATACAACCTGAACGCCGAATTAGCCCAATGGGATTTTGAAGCAACAAAACAACAAGCCAACGAAAAATGGAATACGGAACTGGGCAAAATCAAAATTGAAAGTACTGACACATCAAATAAAACCACATTTTACACGGCATTATACCACACTATGATTGCGCCATCGTTGTTCGACGATGCCAATGGCGATTACCGTGGTGCCGATGATAAAAATTACACCGATCCGGGTTACGATACCTATACCACATTTTCGTTGTGGGATACTTATCGTGCAGCACATCCGCTGTTTACGCTGGTTCAACCCGATCGTGTTGACGACATTGTAAATACACTGCTTGCCATATACGATCAGCAAGGCAAACTTCCGGTTTGGCACCTGCACGGCAACGAAACCAACACCATGGTGGGTAACCACGCTATCCCGGTAATTGCCGATGCATTACTAAAAGGCTACACCGGTTTTGATGCAGAGAAAGCTTTTGAAGCCGTAAAATCGACCATGCTTATGGACGAGCGCGGGCTGAACTTTATAAAAGAAAAAGGTTACATCCCGGCTGATTCAACTGTTGAATCGGTTGCTATGGCGCTCGAATACGCTATCGACGACTGGTGCGTGGCAGCTATGGCAAACAAACTGGGAAAAACTGAAGACTTTGAATTATTCGCAAAACGCGCAAAATACTACGAAAACTATTTCAACAAGGAAACCGGTTTTATGCGCGGCCGAATGGCTGATGGAAGCTGGCGAACACCTTTTAACCCGGTACATTCAGAGCATCGTGCCGACGATTATTGCGAAGGAAATGCCTGGCAATATACCTGGTTGGTTCCTCAGGATATTAATGGATTGATCGATCTTTTCGGCAGTGAAACAGCATTTTCAGAAAAACTGGATGAGCTTTTTACCACCGAAGAAACATTAAACGAAGGTGCATCAAACGACATTTCAGGTTTGATTGGAATGTATGCACACGGAAACGAGCCGGGTCACCACGTTCCTTACATGTATGCTTTTGCCGGCCAGCAATGGAAAACAGCCGAACGCGTAAATTTCATAATGAATGAAATGTACACCGACCAACCTGACGGACTTTGTGGAAATGAAGACTGCGGACAAATGTCGGCGTGGTATGTTTTTTCGTCAATGGGATTCTACCCTGTTAATCCAGCCAATAGTGTTTATGTTTTTGGGAGTCCGTTGTTTGAATCGGCTACTATTGCTCTACCGGGCGATAAAAGTTTTCAGATAAAAGCTAAGGATCTGAATAAAACGAACATCTATATCGCATCGGTGACTTTGAACGGCGCTCCTTACACAAAAAGCTACATCACCCATGCTGATGTTGTTAAAGGTGGTGTACTGGAATTTACAATGGCCGCAAAACCAAATAAAGATTTTGGACAAGCTGCTGAAAACCGCCCGAAATCGGGCTACGAATAACAGGATTGCCCAAAATAATTATATTTTTGCGCCTGATTTATACCTATACAACAACTTAATAAACTCACTACCATGAAGTATTTTTTATTGTTTTGCCTTGGCGCAATTCTATTTAGCTGCACTTCAAAAGTCAGCACTCAATCAACAACTACCACGCCCACAAAATTGGTGGATTTGGTGAACCCGCTAATGGGAACCGATTCGGAATTTAAACTTTCGAACGGAAACACCTACCCTGCCATTGCACGTCCGTGGGGAATGAATTTCTGGACACCTCAAACCGGACGCATGGGAGACGGATGGGGTTACACCTACGATTCGTACAAAATCCAGGGATTTAAACAAACACATCAGCCAAGTCCGTGGATTAACGATTACGCGGCGTTTTCGCTGATGCCGGTTACCGGAGAACTTAAATTTAAAGGTGCTGAACGTGCATCGTGGTTTTCGCACAAAGCCGAAGTGGCCCAACCACACTATTATAAGGTGTACCTGGCCGATTACGATGTTACCACCGAGTTCACCCCAACCGACCGCGCGGTTTCGTTCCGTTTTACTTTTCCGGAGAACGACGAATCTTATATCCTTCTGGATGCTTTCGATGGCGGATCGATGGTAAAGATCATTCCGGAAGAACGCAAAATTATCGGTTATTGCCAGAATAATCACGGTGGCGTACCGGCCAATTTCAAGAATTATTTTGTAGCCGTTTTCGACAAGGATTTCGAGGTGGTAAAAACCTGGAAAGACGAAAACCTGCAGGAATCTGGCGAAGCCCAAAGTTTCCACGTTGGTGGTATTGTTGGTTTCAAAACAAAAAAAGGTGAAGAAGTAAATGTAAAACTAGCGTCGTCGTTTATCAGCGCCGAACAAGCTGAATTGAACCTTAGCAGAGAGATTGGCGACAAATCGTTTGAAACAATTAAGGCTGAAGGCGAGCAAATCTGGGAAAAAGAGCTGGGCCGAATTAAAGTGGAAGGTGGCAGCGAAGCCGAACAAAAAACGTTCTACTCATGTTTGTATCGCACCTTACTTTTCCCAAGAAAATTTTACGAGTTTGATGCCGACAACAATATTGTACACTACAGCCCGTACAACGGTGAAGTTTTGCCAGGGTACATGTTTACCGACAATGGTTTCTGGGACACCTTCCGTGCTGTATTTCCATTCTTTACGTTGATGTATCCCGACCTGAACAGCCAAATCATGGAAGGCCTTGTAAATACCTACAAAGAAAGTGGCTGGCTGCCTGAATGGGCAAGCCCGGGTCACCGTGGATGTATGATCGGTTCGAACTCTGCTTCATTGATTGCCGATTCTTACCTGAAAGGAATTCGCGGCTACGACATTGAAACCTTGTACGAAGCCATGATAAAAAATACAAAAGGCCACATGGAGACTGTTGAGTCAGTTGGTCGCTTTGGTGCCGAATATTACAACGAATTGGGTTACGTACCTTATAATGTTGGCATTAACGAAAACACAGCCCGTACGCTGGAATATGCTTATGCCGACTACTGTATCTGGAAATTGGCACAGGAACTTGGCAAACCACAGGAAGAGATAGATCTTTATAAACAACGTGCCCGCAATTTCCACAATGTTTACGATGCTGAAAGCAAGTTGATGCGCGGTAAAAATGAAGATGGTACTTTCCAATCGCCATTTAGCCCGTACAAATGGGGCGATGCATTTACCGAAGGAAACAGCTGGCATTACACCTGGAGTGTTTTCCAGGACATTGAAGGCTTAAAAAATCTGATGGGCGGAAACGACGAGTTTGTAGCTATGCTCGACTCAGTATTTGTTGTTCCACCAATTTTCGACGATTCATATTATGGAGGCACCATCCACGAGATTCGTGAAATGCAGATTGCCGGAATGGGAAATTACGCCCACGGTAACCAGCCAATTCAGCATATGATCTACCTGTATAATTATTCCGATCAGCCCTGGAAAACACAGGCGCATGTTCGCGAGGTGCTGACAAAATTATATTCGTACCAACCTGATGGATATTGTGGTGATGAAGACAATGGCCAGACTTCGGCATGGTATGTTTTCAGTTCAATGGGATTCTATCCTGTTTGTCCGGGAACCGACGAGTACGTGCTGGGTTCGCCACTTTTCAACAAAATCACTGTAACGCTTGAAAACGGCAATGAGTTTGTAATTGATGCAACAAACAACTCGAAGGAAAACGTTTTTATTAACGATGTAGTCTTAAACGGTGAATCGTACAACAAAAACTTTTTGAAACATGCTACCATTCAAAATGGTGGAGAAATTGTTTTTGATATGGCCAACCAGCCAAATAAAACACGAGGTACGGAAACAAGTAGTTTCCCCTACTCCATGACTTTTGACGAACAATAAAGTAGTTCTGAAATAAATCGAATCAAATGGTCCGGATTCTGTAAAATTCCATCCTTGTTTATTAAAACGAAAAAGGATGGAATTTTTATATTATAACTTTTATCATAATTGACTCTTATTTAGCCCACTAACTTTTTTAGGGAATTCAAATTAATCCTACATTTAAGCCCCTTTTCAAATAAATATTCCGAAAAATGAAAAATATGCGTTCTCTGGCCCTTCCTTTTTTGTTGCTGCTTATGCTGGTTCAGTTGTCAGCCGTTGCTCAAAACAAATTCAGTTATACCATTTCAATCCCTGATCCATCTTCAGAATCGTACCAGGTTGAAATGAATATTAGCGGTGTACATAGTGAGTCGCTGGTGCTGAAAATGCCAAAATGGATGCCGGGTTATTACCAGATTATGGATTATGCCAAAGATGTGCGTGCAATTAAAGCTACAGACGAAAACGGAGAAACGCTAACCGTGAATCAATTAAATGAGAATACATGGAAAGTCTCTGGGTCTGCCAAGCAAGTTAAGGTTAATTACACCGTGGAAGCCAAACGTGCCTTTGTAGCTGTAAGCAAAGTAGATAAAGAACATGCATATATAGCGCCATGCAATACTTATTTGTACGTTGACGGGATGCTTAACAATCCGGTTGAAGTGAATGTAA
This genomic window contains:
- a CDS encoding GH92 family glycosyl hydrolase, coding for MKYFLLFCLGAILFSCTSKVSTQSTTTTPTKLVDLVNPLMGTDSEFKLSNGNTYPAIARPWGMNFWTPQTGRMGDGWGYTYDSYKIQGFKQTHQPSPWINDYAAFSLMPVTGELKFKGAERASWFSHKAEVAQPHYYKVYLADYDVTTEFTPTDRAVSFRFTFPENDESYILLDAFDGGSMVKIIPEERKIIGYCQNNHGGVPANFKNYFVAVFDKDFEVVKTWKDENLQESGEAQSFHVGGIVGFKTKKGEEVNVKLASSFISAEQAELNLSREIGDKSFETIKAEGEQIWEKELGRIKVEGGSEAEQKTFYSCLYRTLLFPRKFYEFDADNNIVHYSPYNGEVLPGYMFTDNGFWDTFRAVFPFFTLMYPDLNSQIMEGLVNTYKESGWLPEWASPGHRGCMIGSNSASLIADSYLKGIRGYDIETLYEAMIKNTKGHMETVESVGRFGAEYYNELGYVPYNVGINENTARTLEYAYADYCIWKLAQELGKPQEEIDLYKQRARNFHNVYDAESKLMRGKNEDGTFQSPFSPYKWGDAFTEGNSWHYTWSVFQDIEGLKNLMGGNDEFVAMLDSVFVVPPIFDDSYYGGTIHEIREMQIAGMGNYAHGNQPIQHMIYLYNYSDQPWKTQAHVREVLTKLYSYQPDGYCGDEDNGQTSAWYVFSSMGFYPVCPGTDEYVLGSPLFNKITVTLENGNEFVIDATNNSKENVFINDVVLNGESYNKNFLKHATIQNGGEIVFDMANQPNKTRGTETSSFPYSMTFDEQ